Proteins from a single region of Acidovorax sp. NCPPB 3576:
- a CDS encoding UxaA family hydrolase: MNTDLQPPPPLALQLGAADNVAVARQALEAGTRLSIGGHAVQVREPIASGHKVALVPIPRGAVVLKYGQGIGIATADIAAGDHVHVHNVGMAASSHGHGHSAGAGYRPTPASGALQETLTFDGFVRADGRVATRNYLGVIASVNCSATVCRHIADAFKGEALAAYPQVDGVVAITHGSGCGMGGNGEGLELLQRTLRGYANHPNFAGVLVIGLGCEVNQIAPLVETLTARAPGLFATLTIQDEGGTRETIAHGKAILGDMLVQANAARREPVPLRHLAVGLQCGGSDGYSGISANPALGAAVDLLVRHGGTAILSETPEIYGAEHLLTHRAATPAVAAKLLERLAWWERYAALHGGDLNNNPSPGNKAGGITTILEKSLGAVAKAGSTGLMDVVGYAEPVRTQGLVFMDTPGYDPVSATGQVAGGANLICFTTGRGSTYGCKPTPSLKLATNTPMFQRMALDMDFDCGGIVEGRQSIADAGEALFRLMIATASGQRSKSEDNGLGDNEFLPWQLGAVM; this comes from the coding sequence ATGAACACCGACCTGCAGCCCCCCCCGCCCCTGGCCCTTCAGCTGGGCGCCGCCGACAACGTGGCCGTGGCGCGCCAGGCGCTGGAGGCCGGCACGCGCCTGTCCATCGGCGGGCACGCCGTGCAGGTCCGCGAGCCCATCGCCTCGGGCCACAAGGTGGCGCTGGTGCCCATCCCGCGCGGCGCGGTCGTGCTCAAGTACGGCCAGGGCATCGGCATCGCCACGGCCGACATCGCGGCCGGCGACCACGTGCACGTGCACAACGTGGGCATGGCGGCATCCAGCCACGGCCACGGCCACAGCGCGGGCGCGGGCTACCGGCCCACGCCCGCATCAGGCGCGTTGCAAGAAACGCTGACCTTCGACGGCTTCGTGCGCGCCGACGGCCGCGTGGCCACGCGCAACTACCTGGGCGTGATCGCCAGCGTGAACTGCTCGGCCACCGTGTGCCGCCACATCGCCGATGCCTTCAAGGGCGAGGCGCTGGCTGCGTACCCGCAGGTGGACGGCGTGGTCGCCATCACCCACGGCAGCGGCTGCGGCATGGGGGGCAATGGCGAGGGGCTGGAACTGCTGCAGCGCACGCTGCGCGGCTACGCCAACCACCCCAACTTCGCGGGCGTGCTGGTCATCGGCCTGGGCTGCGAGGTCAACCAGATCGCGCCGCTGGTGGAGACGCTGACGGCGCGCGCGCCCGGCCTGTTCGCCACGCTCACCATCCAGGACGAGGGCGGCACGCGCGAGACCATCGCGCATGGCAAGGCCATCCTCGGGGACATGCTCGTGCAGGCGAACGCGGCGCGGCGCGAGCCGGTGCCGCTGCGGCATCTGGCGGTGGGCCTGCAGTGCGGCGGATCGGACGGCTACTCGGGTATCAGCGCCAACCCGGCGCTGGGCGCGGCGGTGGACCTCCTGGTGCGCCATGGCGGCACGGCCATCCTGTCGGAGACGCCCGAGATCTACGGCGCCGAGCACCTGCTCACGCACCGCGCCGCCACGCCCGCGGTGGCGGCCAAGCTGCTGGAGCGCCTGGCCTGGTGGGAGCGCTACGCGGCGCTGCACGGCGGCGACCTGAACAACAACCCCTCGCCCGGCAACAAGGCCGGTGGCATCACCACCATCCTGGAGAAGTCCCTGGGCGCCGTCGCCAAGGCCGGCTCCACCGGGCTGATGGACGTGGTGGGCTACGCCGAGCCCGTGCGCACGCAGGGCCTGGTCTTCATGGACACGCCCGGCTACGACCCCGTGTCCGCCACCGGCCAGGTGGCGGGCGGCGCCAACCTGATCTGCTTCACCACCGGCCGGGGCTCCACCTACGGCTGCAAGCCCACGCCCTCGCTCAAGCTGGCCACCAACACGCCCATGTTCCAGCGCATGGCGCTCGACATGGACTTCGACTGCGGCGGCATCGTGGAAGGGCGCCAGAGCATCGCCGACGCCGGCGAAGCGCTGTTTCGCCTCATGATCGCCACGGCCTCGGGCCAGCGCAGCAAAAGCGAGGACAACGGCCTGGGCGACAACGAATTCCTGCCCTGGCAGCTTGGCGCCGTGATGTGA
- a CDS encoding sugar kinase, translated as MNDAPMQPDSLALDVLTVGEPMALFMATAPGELHAVADYRRAAAGAELNVATGLARLGLRTGYITRLGADSFGRFLQGEMEREGIDRRHVATDAAHPTGFMLKTRAEDGSDPQIEYFRKGSAASRLGLADAPAGPFPARHLHLTGITPALSPSTRELVFHLARQARAAGATLSFDPNLRPRLWLSPEAMAECINALAALCDTVLPGLGEGRTLTGRDTAEGVADFYLARGARQVVVKLGPEGAFFAQQDGVRGIAPGRPVARVVDTVGAGDGFAVGVVSGLLEGLDLARAAARGNAIGARVVQFPGDSDGLPTRQELAGGA; from the coding sequence ATGAACGACGCCCCGATGCAACCCGACTCCCTTGCGCTCGATGTTCTGACCGTGGGCGAGCCCATGGCGCTTTTCATGGCCACCGCCCCGGGCGAGCTGCATGCCGTGGCCGACTACCGCCGCGCGGCGGCTGGCGCCGAACTGAACGTGGCCACCGGCCTGGCGCGGCTGGGCCTGCGCACCGGCTACATCACGCGGCTGGGCGCGGATTCGTTCGGCCGCTTCCTGCAGGGCGAGATGGAGCGCGAGGGCATCGACCGCCGCCATGTCGCCACCGATGCGGCGCACCCCACGGGCTTCATGCTCAAGACCCGCGCCGAAGACGGCAGCGACCCGCAGATCGAATACTTCCGCAAGGGCTCCGCCGCGAGCCGCCTGGGCCTGGCCGATGCGCCGGCGGGCCCGTTCCCGGCGCGCCATCTGCACCTGACCGGCATCACGCCGGCGCTGTCGCCCAGCACGCGCGAGCTGGTCTTCCACCTCGCGCGGCAGGCGCGCGCGGCGGGCGCCACCCTTTCGTTCGACCCCAACCTGCGGCCCCGGCTGTGGCTCTCGCCCGAGGCCATGGCCGAATGCATCAATGCCCTGGCGGCGCTGTGCGACACCGTGCTGCCGGGCCTGGGCGAAGGCCGCACCCTCACGGGGCGCGACACCGCCGAGGGCGTGGCCGATTTCTACCTCGCCCGGGGCGCGCGGCAGGTGGTCGTGAAGCTCGGGCCCGAAGGCGCGTTTTTTGCCCAGCAGGACGGGGTGCGGGGCATCGCGCCCGGCCGGCCGGTGGCGCGCGTGGTGGACACCGTGGGCGCCGGCGACGGCTTCGCGGTGGGCGTCGTCAGCGGCCTGCTCGAAGGGCTGGACCTGGCCCGCGCCGCCGCGCGCGGCAACGCCATCGGCGCGCGGGTGGTGCAGTTTCCGGGCGACTCGGACGGCCTGCCCACGCGGCAGGAGCTGGCCGGCGGGGCCTGA
- a CDS encoding SDR family NAD(P)-dependent oxidoreductase, which translates to MPRLSQKTALVTGSTQGIGAAIALRFAREGADVVLNGRKPDGGPRELIEQIQALGRRAVYVPADIGTASAATRLVERAVEALGGLDILVNNAGVERHADFWDVTEEDYDLVMDTNVKGLFFATQAFVRHRRALQRGGAVVNISSVHEEIAFPHFASYCASKGALRMLARNLASELAPLSIRINNVAPGAIATPINEKLLNDPAKLKALQAQIPMGRLGVPEDVAGLVAFLASDDAGYITGGTHSVDGGLTYHYTEQ; encoded by the coding sequence ATGCCACGCCTTTCCCAGAAAACCGCCCTCGTCACCGGCAGCACCCAGGGCATCGGCGCCGCCATCGCGCTGCGCTTCGCCCGCGAGGGTGCCGACGTCGTGCTCAACGGCCGCAAGCCCGACGGCGGCCCGCGCGAACTCATCGAGCAGATCCAGGCGCTGGGCCGCCGCGCGGTCTATGTGCCGGCCGACATCGGCACCGCCAGCGCGGCCACCCGGCTGGTCGAGCGCGCGGTCGAGGCGCTGGGGGGCCTGGACATCCTGGTCAACAACGCCGGCGTGGAGCGCCATGCCGATTTCTGGGACGTGACCGAAGAGGACTACGACCTGGTGATGGACACGAACGTGAAGGGCCTGTTCTTCGCCACCCAGGCCTTCGTGCGCCACCGCCGCGCGCTGCAGCGCGGCGGCGCCGTGGTGAACATCAGCTCGGTGCACGAGGAGATCGCTTTCCCGCACTTCGCCTCGTACTGCGCGAGCAAGGGTGCGCTGCGCATGCTGGCGCGCAACCTGGCGAGCGAGCTGGCGCCGCTGTCGATCCGCATCAACAACGTGGCGCCGGGCGCCATCGCCACGCCCATCAACGAAAAGCTGCTGAACGACCCCGCCAAGCTCAAGGCCCTGCAGGCGCAGATTCCCATGGGCCGGCTGGGCGTGCCGGAGGACGTGGCGGGGCTGGTGGCGTTCCTGGCAAGCGACGATGCGGGCTACATCACGGGCGGCACGCACTCGGTGGATGGCGGGCTGACCTACCACTACACGGAGCAGTGA
- a CDS encoding mannitol dehydrogenase family protein — protein MVQPILQFGTSRFLQAHVDLFVSEALAGAPGAGDALGGITVVQTTDRPDGAARIAALARGAGYPVRIRGLAGGERVDRTVQCTAVREAWQAATHWPELRAAVAGEVRVIVSNTADRGYLLDDRDDRDDRDDRDGPAALRPGSAPPHSFPAKLLVLLHGRWQAAPQAPITLLPCELVERNGDVLRDVVAGLARQWALPAECIEWLTAHCVWANSLVDRIVSEAIEPVGAVAEPYAVWVVERHPRLTLPCTHPAIVLTDDLAFYERLKLLLLNAGHTYLAEHWQRDGRAAGETVREAMADVALRAGLEALWAEEILPVFGALGARAQAEAYLVDVRERFENPFLDHRIADIAQNHAQKKQRRFGPLVALAAEHAPHLAQPRLKAALATA, from the coding sequence ATGGTCCAACCCATCCTCCAGTTCGGCACCAGCCGGTTCCTGCAGGCGCACGTCGATCTGTTCGTGTCCGAGGCGCTCGCGGGCGCCCCCGGCGCGGGCGATGCGCTGGGCGGCATCACCGTGGTGCAGACCACCGACCGCCCCGACGGCGCGGCCCGCATCGCGGCGCTGGCGCGCGGCGCGGGCTACCCCGTGCGCATCCGGGGTCTCGCCGGCGGCGAGCGCGTGGACCGCACCGTGCAGTGCACGGCGGTGCGCGAGGCCTGGCAGGCTGCCACGCACTGGCCCGAGCTGCGCGCCGCCGTGGCCGGCGAGGTGCGCGTGATCGTCTCCAACACGGCAGACCGCGGCTACCTGCTTGACGACCGCGATGACCGCGACGACCGCGATGACCGCGACGGCCCCGCCGCGCTGCGCCCGGGCAGCGCGCCGCCGCACAGCTTTCCCGCCAAGCTGCTGGTGCTGCTGCACGGGCGCTGGCAGGCCGCGCCGCAGGCGCCGATCACGCTGCTGCCGTGCGAACTGGTCGAGCGCAACGGCGACGTGCTGCGCGATGTGGTCGCGGGCCTGGCGCGCCAATGGGCGCTGCCGGCCGAATGCATCGAGTGGCTCACGGCGCACTGCGTGTGGGCCAACTCGCTGGTGGACCGCATCGTGTCCGAGGCCATCGAGCCCGTGGGCGCGGTGGCCGAGCCCTATGCCGTGTGGGTGGTCGAGCGCCACCCGCGCCTCACGCTGCCGTGCACGCACCCGGCCATCGTGCTCACCGACGACCTGGCGTTCTACGAGCGGCTCAAGCTGCTGCTGCTCAACGCCGGCCACACCTACCTGGCCGAGCACTGGCAGCGGGACGGGCGCGCCGCCGGCGAGACCGTGCGCGAGGCCATGGCCGACGTCGCGCTGCGCGCCGGGCTGGAGGCGCTGTGGGCCGAAGAGATCCTGCCCGTGTTCGGCGCCCTGGGCGCGCGGGCGCAGGCCGAGGCCTACCTCGTCGATGTGCGCGAGCGCTTCGAAAACCCGTTCCTGGATCACCGCATCGCCGACATCGCGCAGAACCATGCGCAAAAGAAGCAGCGCCGCTTCGGCCCCCTGGTGGCCCTGGCGGCCGAGCATGCCCCGCACCTGGCCCAGCCGCGGCTGAAGGCGGCCCTGGCCACCGCCTGA